In the Octadecabacter sp. SW4 genome, one interval contains:
- a CDS encoding outer membrane protein transport protein, with product MNKFMTAGAALLATTTMATAGGIDRSGQPITAIFEDGDYVELTFGMVSPSISGTAFGQASGNIGVDYTQIGFALKTDLSDALSLAVILDQPFGASVSYDDPGYALAGSSAKVESLGTTVIGRYRINENFSVHAGVRHVTASGEYTGITSAPLPAGAYSSVYSPDSATGYVIGAAYERPDIAMRIALTYSSALDFSLDGSAGDLTANMPESVNLDFQTGIAADTLLFGSIRYAAWDGVTLTDSTPPVGDIVSYTDDVITYNVGVGRRFSDNFAASVSIGHERSTGTPTGNLGPTDGYTSLQLGGAYDLGNGLEISGGLRYVWIGDAVTVPPIGGVFNDNTAVAVGLKMAYNF from the coding sequence ATGAACAAGTTTATGACCGCAGGCGCCGCCCTGCTTGCGACCACCACGATGGCCACCGCGGGTGGGATTGACCGTTCTGGTCAGCCGATCACAGCAATCTTTGAAGACGGCGATTACGTCGAACTGACGTTTGGGATGGTTTCGCCAAGCATCAGCGGCACAGCCTTCGGTCAGGCTTCGGGCAATATCGGCGTCGATTATACGCAAATCGGTTTTGCGCTGAAGACCGATCTGTCCGATGCGCTGTCGCTTGCGGTCATTCTTGACCAGCCATTTGGCGCGTCGGTTTCATATGACGATCCTGGCTATGCTCTTGCGGGGTCTTCTGCCAAGGTGGAGTCCCTAGGAACAACGGTGATTGGCCGTTACCGGATCAATGAGAACTTTAGCGTCCATGCAGGCGTGCGTCATGTGACCGCCAGCGGTGAATACACCGGCATTACATCTGCCCCACTGCCCGCAGGTGCTTATTCATCGGTTTATTCACCTGATAGTGCAACAGGCTACGTTATCGGTGCCGCATACGAACGTCCGGATATCGCAATGCGCATCGCCCTGACCTATTCCAGCGCGCTTGATTTTTCGCTCGATGGAAGCGCAGGCGACCTGACTGCGAACATGCCTGAATCCGTCAACCTCGATTTCCAGACAGGTATCGCCGCCGACACGCTCTTGTTTGGCTCGATCCGCTATGCCGCCTGGGACGGTGTGACACTGACCGACAGCACCCCGCCCGTTGGCGACATTGTGTCATATACTGACGATGTCATCACTTATAACGTTGGCGTTGGGCGTCGTTTCTCGGACAATTTCGCGGCCTCGGTTTCGATTGGCCACGAGCGCAGCACCGGCACGCCAACAGGGAATCTGGGGCCAACGGACGGTTATACCAGCCTTCAGCTTGGTGGGGCCTATGACCTTGGCAACGGCCTCGAGATTTCCGGCGGCCTGCGTTACGTCTGGATCGGTGATGCAGTAACCGTGCCACCCATCGGCGGCGTGTTTAACGACAATACTGCCGTGGCCGTAGGCCTCAAGATGGCTTACAACTTCTAA
- a CDS encoding TetR/AcrR family transcriptional regulator has protein sequence MSKRGYHHGNLREALITAALRLIETKGPTGFTLSEAAREAGVTPAAVYRHFEGREDLIAEAARQGYEIFADLLDHAYDKGQPSALAAFESTGRAYLAFARRFPGHYVAMFESGISIQRTPALNAAATRALGVLEKAAEDLSQHIPANKRPPPQMFSAHIWAMSHGVVELFARGSPGTKSPFPPEDLLESGIGIYLRGLGLIKPDD, from the coding sequence GTGAGCAAGCGCGGCTATCATCACGGCAATCTGCGCGAGGCCTTGATCACGGCCGCCCTGCGGCTGATCGAAACCAAGGGCCCGACCGGTTTCACCCTCTCGGAGGCCGCGCGCGAGGCGGGTGTGACCCCGGCCGCCGTCTATCGCCATTTTGAGGGCCGCGAAGACCTGATCGCCGAAGCCGCACGTCAGGGTTACGAGATTTTCGCCGATCTGCTAGACCACGCCTATGACAAGGGCCAGCCATCGGCACTGGCCGCCTTCGAGTCCACAGGGCGCGCCTATCTGGCCTTCGCGCGCCGCTTTCCCGGGCATTACGTGGCGATGTTTGAAAGCGGCATTTCGATCCAGCGCACCCCTGCCCTGAACGCCGCCGCGACCCGTGCACTGGGGGTGCTGGAAAAGGCCGCCGAGGATCTGAGCCAACACATCCCCGCAAACAAGCGCCCGCCCCCGCAGATGTTTTCCGCCCATATCTGGGCGATGTCGCACGGGGTGGTCGAACTGTTCGCCCGTGGCAGCCCGGGCACCAAATCCCCCTTCCCGCCCGAAGACCTGCTGGAAAGCGGTATCGGCATCTATCTGCGCGGGCTGGGGTTGATCAAACCCGACGACTAG
- the metA gene encoding homoserine O-succinyltransferase — protein MPIKIPADLPAFDVLTREGVNVMSEDQAARQDIRPLRIALLNLMPKKIQTETQFARLIGATALQIELTLIKMSDHEAKTTAAEHMEEFYRPFGEVKNERFDGLIITGAPIEHLPFDQVTYWDELREIFAWTQTHVHSTFGVCWGGMAMINHFHGIKKHMLDHKAFGCFRHYVTDASSPYLRGFSDDCVIPVSRWTEMRQDEIDAATGLRTLITSPDAGPCLVEDPAHRALYIFNHFEYDSGTLKEEYDRDVATGTPINVPQNYYPNDDPTKPPQNRWRSHAHLLYGNWLTQVYQSTPYDLNEIGH, from the coding sequence ATGCCCATCAAGATTCCCGCCGACCTGCCCGCCTTTGATGTCCTCACCCGCGAGGGCGTCAACGTCATGTCCGAAGATCAGGCCGCCCGTCAGGATATCCGCCCCCTGCGGATCGCCCTGCTGAACCTGATGCCCAAGAAAATCCAGACCGAAACCCAGTTTGCCCGCCTGATCGGTGCAACCGCGCTGCAAATCGAGCTGACCCTCATCAAGATGAGCGATCACGAGGCCAAAACCACCGCTGCCGAACATATGGAAGAATTCTATCGCCCCTTCGGCGAGGTGAAAAACGAACGTTTCGACGGGCTGATCATCACCGGCGCGCCAATCGAACACCTGCCCTTTGATCAGGTCACCTATTGGGACGAACTGCGCGAGATCTTCGCCTGGACCCAGACCCACGTTCATTCCACCTTTGGCGTTTGCTGGGGCGGCATGGCGATGATCAACCACTTTCATGGCATCAAAAAACACATGCTGGATCACAAGGCATTCGGCTGTTTCCGCCATTATGTGACGGATGCGTCATCACCATATTTACGCGGTTTTTCAGATGATTGCGTGATTCCCGTCAGCCGCTGGACGGAGATGCGCCAGGATGAAATCGACGCCGCGACCGGCCTGCGCACCCTGATCACCAGCCCCGATGCGGGCCCGTGCTTGGTCGAAGACCCCGCGCATCGTGCGCTCTATATCTTCAACCACTTCGAATATGACAGCGGCACCCTCAAGGAAGAATATGATCGCGACGTGGCGACAGGCACGCCGATCAACGTGCCGCAAAACTACTATCCGAACGATGACCCGACGAAACCGCCGCAAAATCGCTGGAGAAGTCACGCACACCTTCTATATGGTAACTGGCTGACCCAAGTGTATCAGTCCACACCGTATGATTTGAATGAAATTGGCCATTAA
- a CDS encoding ATPase: MIYETASDWLNAPQKRVLLFGMSGLGKTHVSNMLRASGDWFHYSVDYRIGTRYMGELIADNAKREAMQVPFLRDLLLSDSIYIGSNITFDNLTPVSTYLGKPGDPAQGGLPMAEFKRRQAQFQAAEIAALNDTPHFIDRAGALYGYPHFICDTGGSICEWVNGTDDDPLMQMLSQNCLMVWIKGSDAHTAELVRRFDKAPKPMAYRPDFLADCWDRYLNENNLSEGDVNPDDFIRWTYASALAHRQPLYERMSRWGVTVTAEAIADLRSPADFDALIARSLPA, translated from the coding sequence ATGATTTATGAAACCGCATCCGATTGGTTGAATGCCCCGCAAAAGCGGGTGCTTTTGTTCGGCATGTCCGGCCTTGGGAAAACCCATGTGTCCAACATGCTGCGCGCCAGCGGCGATTGGTTTCACTACTCGGTCGATTACCGGATCGGCACGCGCTATATGGGCGAATTGATCGCCGACAACGCCAAGCGCGAAGCGATGCAGGTGCCGTTCTTGCGCGATTTGCTGCTGTCGGACAGCATCTATATCGGCTCGAACATCACGTTTGATAATCTGACACCTGTGTCCACCTATCTGGGCAAACCGGGCGATCCGGCCCAAGGTGGCCTGCCAATGGCGGAATTCAAGCGGCGCCAGGCGCAGTTTCAGGCCGCCGAGATTGCCGCGCTCAATGACACACCGCATTTCATTGACCGTGCGGGCGCGCTTTATGGCTATCCGCATTTCATCTGCGATACCGGCGGGTCGATCTGTGAATGGGTCAATGGCACGGATGATGATCCTCTGATGCAGATGCTATCGCAGAACTGCCTGATGGTCTGGATCAAAGGCAGCGATGCACACACCGCAGAACTGGTGCGCCGCTTTGACAAGGCGCCAAAACCGATGGCCTATCGCCCTGATTTTCTGGCAGATTGCTGGGACAGATATCTGAATGAAAACAATCTGTCAGAAGGTGATGTTAATCCTGATGACTTCATCCGCTGGACCTATGCCAGCGCGCTGGCGCACCGCCAGCCACTTTACGAGCGAATGTCGCGCTGGGGTGTCACCGTCACGGCTGAAGCGATCGCAGATCTGCGCAGCCCGGCGGATTTTGACGCCCTGATCGCCCGCTCCCTGCCGGCCTAG
- a CDS encoding YdcF family protein, translating into MAIWALTLMAVLGWMLAWPETDTTDLAPADVIICFGAGMRPDGTLAPASIDRVATCAQLYAAGVAPRVLTTGGTASPDGPSAGGQMAALAQDYGVPATDLIVEGRAQSTLQNGLFSLPLISDAQRIIIVSEGFHLPRSWASLRWAAWQLGRDQPDISLVMSNTVRRDPVSGRINHRIILRETLALWFNAARAMAYSLGGAFGMAPADRLDWLR; encoded by the coding sequence GTGGCTATTTGGGCGCTGACCCTGATGGCGGTGCTGGGGTGGATGCTGGCCTGGCCCGAAACGGACACCACTGATCTGGCCCCGGCGGATGTGATCATCTGCTTTGGTGCGGGGATGCGGCCCGATGGCACGCTTGCCCCCGCCAGCATTGACCGGGTCGCCACATGCGCCCAGCTTTACGCCGCCGGTGTCGCGCCCAGGGTGCTGACCACGGGCGGAACGGCCAGTCCCGATGGCCCCAGCGCAGGCGGGCAGATGGCGGCGCTGGCCCAGGACTATGGTGTGCCTGCCACTGATCTGATCGTCGAAGGGCGCGCGCAATCGACGCTACAAAACGGCCTGTTTTCCCTGCCACTGATCAGTGATGCACAACGGATCATCATCGTCAGCGAGGGCTTTCACCTGCCCCGTAGCTGGGCATCGCTGCGCTGGGCGGCATGGCAGTTGGGGCGCGACCAGCCCGATATTTCACTGGTCATGTCGAACACCGTGCGGCGCGATCCCGTATCGGGGCGGATCAACCACCGGATCATCCTGCGCGAAACGCTGGCGCTGTGGTTCAATGCTGCCCGCGCGATGGCCTACAGCCTTGGTGGGGCATTCGGTATGGCCCCCGCGGATCGGCTGGACTGGCTGCGATAA
- the ppk2 gene encoding polyphosphate kinase 2, producing the protein MDLPFDGAISAFFNNTAPDAVRSEIKGAKKGEILSTDYPYHKRWKRSEYEEALAALQIELVKMQAWARESGARIAIVFEGRDAAGKGGTIKRFRENLNPRGARVVALSKPTEAEAGQWYFQRYIEHLPTAGEIVFFDRSWYNRGVVEHVFDFCTPQQRAHWFTQVVPFEQMLVDEGIMVFKIWLNVDRAAQLQRFLDREKDPLKQWKLSWIDVEGLKRWAAYTDAIAETLARTHTDTTPWIVVRSDDKRRARVNAIRAVLTQIDYARKDADALGRVDAKVAGGPELWSAK; encoded by the coding sequence ATGGACCTGCCATTTGACGGCGCAATCAGCGCGTTTTTCAACAACACCGCCCCCGACGCCGTGCGCTCTGAAATCAAGGGCGCCAAGAAGGGCGAGATACTGTCCACCGATTACCCCTATCACAAGCGCTGGAAGCGCAGCGAATACGAGGAGGCGCTGGCTGCCCTGCAAATCGAACTGGTCAAGATGCAGGCCTGGGCGCGCGAAAGTGGTGCGCGGATCGCCATTGTCTTTGAAGGGCGCGATGCAGCGGGCAAAGGCGGCACGATCAAACGGTTTCGCGAAAACCTGAACCCGCGCGGTGCCCGCGTTGTGGCGCTGTCCAAACCGACCGAGGCAGAAGCCGGCCAGTGGTATTTCCAACGCTATATCGAGCACCTGCCGACCGCGGGTGAAATCGTGTTCTTTGACCGTTCGTGGTATAACCGGGGCGTGGTCGAGCATGTGTTTGACTTTTGCACCCCGCAGCAGCGCGCCCATTGGTTCACCCAGGTGGTGCCATTTGAACAGATGCTGGTAGACGAAGGCATCATGGTCTTCAAGATCTGGCTGAACGTCGATCGCGCGGCACAGTTGCAACGCTTTCTGGACCGCGAAAAAGACCCGCTCAAACAATGGAAACTCAGCTGGATCGACGTCGAGGGGCTGAAACGCTGGGCTGCCTATACGGACGCGATCGCCGAAACGCTGGCCCGCACCCACACCGATACGACACCCTGGATCGTGGTGCGCAGTGACGACAAACGCCGCGCCCGCGTCAACGCCATCCGCGCCGTGCTGACCCAGATCGACTATGCCCGCAAAGACGCGGATGCCTTGGGGCGGGTCGATGCAAAGGTCGCCGGTGGCCCCGAACTCTGGTCCGCCAAGTGA
- a CDS encoding alpha/beta fold hydrolase: MKLAIKLSLAALALLTAGGTFVDKRADQRETQAEVDYPPEGDFVIVNGQRVHYVMEGSGPDLVLIHGASGNTRDFTFAFVDLVKEDYRVIVFDRPGLGYSDRASDEFGGPFNRAAESPAEQAIMLQAAAQQLGAERPIVLGHSFGGTVALAWALERPDNIAAVINVAAPSNPWPGKLGALYRINGTAVGGALLPPLITAFASQQRIEDNIASIFEPQDAPDGYAHYVGATLTTRRAPFRANGRQVNSLRPHVVEMSKRYGEITIPVEIIHGNADTIVPLDIHSIPLSRQIPQANLTVLDGIGHMPHHVAPDEVIAAINRAAAASRLR, from the coding sequence ATGAAATTGGCCATTAAACTCTCACTCGCCGCGCTTGCCCTGCTGACCGCAGGCGGCACCTTTGTGGACAAACGCGCCGACCAGCGCGAGACACAGGCCGAGGTGGACTACCCGCCCGAGGGTGATTTCGTTATCGTGAACGGCCAGCGCGTGCACTACGTCATGGAAGGCAGCGGCCCCGATCTGGTGCTGATCCACGGCGCCAGCGGCAATACGCGCGATTTTACCTTTGCCTTTGTCGATCTGGTCAAGGAAGACTACCGCGTGATCGTGTTTGACCGCCCCGGGCTGGGCTATAGCGACCGGGCGAGCGATGAATTTGGTGGCCCGTTCAACCGGGCCGCCGAAAGCCCGGCTGAGCAGGCGATCATGCTTCAGGCCGCCGCCCAACAACTTGGCGCCGAGAGGCCCATCGTGCTGGGCCATTCCTTTGGCGGCACGGTCGCGCTGGCCTGGGCGCTGGAACGTCCCGATAATATCGCGGCGGTGATCAACGTCGCCGCCCCCTCGAACCCCTGGCCGGGCAAGCTGGGCGCGCTTTACCGGATCAACGGCACGGCTGTCGGCGGTGCATTGCTGCCGCCGCTGATCACCGCATTCGCCAGCCAGCAGCGGATCGAGGACAATATCGCCAGCATCTTTGAGCCACAAGACGCACCCGATGGCTATGCCCATTACGTTGGCGCAACCCTGACCACGCGGCGCGCCCCGTTTCGCGCCAACGGGCGGCAGGTCAACAGCCTGCGCCCGCATGTGGTTGAAATGTCAAAACGCTATGGCGAAATCACGATTCCCGTCGAAATCATCCACGGCAACGCCGACACCATCGTGCCGCTTGATATCCATTCAATCCCGCTGTCGCGGCAAATTCCGCAGGCCAACCTGACCGTGCTGGATGGGATCGGCCACATGCCACATCACGTGGCCCCGGATGAGGTGATTGCCGCGATCAACCGCGCCGCCGCGGCGTCCCGATTGCGCTAG
- a CDS encoding plastocyanin/azurin family copper-binding protein: MSMFQSSVAKIALASFGAATFATVSLADVGHDADANIGQSGDVSTIDRVIEVDMGEMYFTPGSYDIKQGETIKFVMVNTGRAVHEFNIGTDAMQDAHLREMTTMLRGGMMSTRELYHDKMLEAGMMHADANARLLAPGESAELVWTFSGDAEDILIACNVPGHREAGMEAAINMMPATDS, translated from the coding sequence ATGTCTATGTTCCAATCAAGCGTTGCAAAGATCGCCCTGGCGAGTTTTGGCGCAGCTACATTTGCAACTGTATCACTGGCCGATGTCGGCCACGATGCGGACGCCAATATCGGCCAGTCGGGCGATGTCTCAACCATCGACCGGGTGATCGAGGTCGATATGGGCGAAATGTATTTCACCCCCGGCTCTTATGATATCAAGCAGGGCGAAACCATCAAGTTTGTCATGGTTAACACAGGCCGTGCCGTTCACGAATTCAACATCGGCACCGATGCGATGCAGGACGCCCACCTGCGTGAAATGACAACGATGCTGCGCGGCGGCATGATGTCCACCCGCGAACTTTACCACGACAAGATGCTGGAAGCCGGGATGATGCACGCCGATGCCAACGCCCGTTTGCTGGCCCCCGGTGAATCCGCCGAACTGGTCTGGACCTTCAGCGGCGACGCCGAAGATATCCTGATTGCCTGCAACGTTCCCGGCCACCGCGAGGCCGGCATGGAAGCCGCAATCAACATGATGCCAGCAACCGACAGCTAA
- the rpsI gene encoding 30S ribosomal protein S9, whose translation MADQVNSLEELGAVAEGVEAAPVVETITREPVRDDLGRAYATGKRKDAIARVWIKPGSGKVTVNGREMKVYFARPVLQMILRQPFSVAGVADQFDVNATVKGGGLSGQAGAVKHGISKALQLYDPSLRGALKAAGFLTRDSRVVERKKYGKAKARKSFQFSKR comes from the coding sequence ATGGCCGATCAAGTGAACTCCCTCGAAGAGCTGGGCGCTGTGGCCGAAGGCGTCGAAGCGGCACCCGTCGTTGAAACCATCACCCGCGAGCCTGTCCGCGACGATCTGGGCCGTGCCTATGCCACCGGCAAGCGCAAGGATGCGATCGCCCGCGTCTGGATCAAGCCCGGTTCGGGCAAGGTCACCGTCAATGGCCGCGAAATGAAAGTCTATTTTGCACGCCCCGTGTTGCAGATGATCCTGCGCCAGCCGTTTTCGGTTGCCGGTGTCGCTGACCAGTTCGACGTCAATGCCACCGTCAAGGGCGGCGGCTTGTCCGGTCAGGCCGGTGCGGTCAAGCACGGGATCTCGAAAGCGTTGCAGCTTTATGATCCGTCCCTGCGCGGCGCGCTGAAAGCCGCCGGTTTCCTGACCCGCGACAGTCGCGTTGTGGAACGCAAGAAATACGGCAAGGCCAAGGCCCGCAAGAGCTTCCAGTTCTCCAAGCGTTAA
- a CDS encoding DMT family transporter, translating to MSPTLQAALWMTGAIASFTAMAIAGRAVSFDLDTFEIMTYRSLFGLGIVLIVASAAGTLRQISRRHLGIHLIRNLAHFSGQNLWFFAITVIPLAQVFALEFTTPLWVIMLSPLILGERLTRIGVIAALIGFTGILLVAQPGATPLGAGVIAAALSAVGFAISAILTRRLTRSETITCILFYLTAMQAVFGLIFAGFDGDMALPSAQTLPWLLLIGCAGLLAHFCLTSALRIAPASVVMPMDFVRLPVIALIGAQFYGEVLDPLVFVGAALIFGGNYLNIRFGQAKAPLVTQK from the coding sequence ATGTCACCAACCCTGCAAGCAGCCCTGTGGATGACCGGCGCAATTGCGTCATTCACGGCGATGGCGATTGCCGGACGCGCTGTCAGCTTCGACCTTGATACCTTTGAAATCATGACCTACCGCAGCCTGTTCGGGCTGGGCATCGTCTTGATCGTGGCCAGCGCGGCAGGCACCCTGCGCCAGATCAGCCGCCGCCATCTTGGCATCCACCTGATCCGCAATCTGGCGCATTTTTCGGGGCAGAATCTGTGGTTCTTTGCGATCACCGTGATCCCGCTGGCGCAGGTTTTCGCGCTGGAATTCACGACACCACTCTGGGTGATCATGCTTTCGCCGCTGATCCTTGGGGAACGGCTGACCCGGATCGGCGTGATTGCCGCGCTGATCGGTTTTACGGGCATCCTGCTGGTTGCCCAGCCCGGTGCGACGCCGCTTGGCGCAGGGGTAATCGCCGCCGCGCTCAGCGCCGTGGGGTTTGCCATTTCGGCCATCCTGACACGCCGCTTGACCCGCAGCGAAACGATCACCTGTATCCTGTTCTATCTCACGGCGATGCAGGCGGTCTTTGGCCTGATCTTTGCGGGATTTGACGGCGATATGGCCTTGCCAAGCGCGCAAACACTGCCCTGGCTTTTGCTGATCGGCTGTGCGGGCTTGCTGGCGCATTTCTGCCTGACCTCGGCCTTGCGGATTGCACCGGCCAGCGTGGTGATGCCAATGGATTTCGTGCGCCTGCCGGTAATCGCCCTGATCGGTGCGCAGTTCTACGGCGAAGTGCTTGATCCGCTGGTGTTTGTCGGGGCGGCGCTGATCTTTGGCGGCAACTACCTCAACATCCGGTTCGGACAGGCAAAAGCGCCCTTAGTAACGCAAAAGTAA
- the guaA gene encoding glutamine-hydrolyzing GMP synthase: MDIQAQHDRLLIIDFGSQVTQLIARRLRELNVYCEIHPYQNVTDAFLTDFAPKAVILSGGPDSVTRDGSPRAPQLVFELGVPVLGICYGQQTMMAQLGGHVERGHGTAEFGRAYVTPKNTLHLLDGWFLTDKEQVWMSHGDHVSRIAPGFEVYGTSPNAPFAITADVARNFYAVQFHPEVHHTPNGAKLYENFVRIAGFHGDWTMGAYREEAIRKIREQVGDKKVICGLSGGVDSSVAAVLLHEAIGDQLTCVFVDHGLLRQHEAEEVVTMFRDNYNMPLIHADEQELFLGELDGQSDPETKRKIIGRLFIDVFQKYANQIAGAEFLAQGTLYPDVIESVSFSGGPSVTIKSHHNVGGLPEKMGLKLVEPLRELFKDEVRELGRELGLPPSFIGRHPFPGPGLAIRCPGEITREKLDILRRADAVYIDQIRRHGLYDDIWQAFVAILPVRTVGVMGDGRTYDFACALRAVTSVDGMTADYYPFSHDFLGETATRIINEVPGINRVTYDITSKPPGTIEWE, from the coding sequence ATGGATATTCAAGCCCAACACGACCGCCTTTTGATCATCGACTTCGGATCGCAAGTGACGCAGCTGATTGCGCGCCGCCTTCGCGAACTCAACGTCTATTGTGAAATTCACCCCTATCAGAACGTCACCGACGCCTTTCTGACCGATTTCGCCCCCAAGGCGGTGATCCTGTCGGGCGGGCCGGACAGTGTGACGCGTGACGGCAGCCCGCGCGCCCCGCAACTGGTGTTTGAACTGGGCGTGCCCGTTTTGGGCATCTGTTATGGCCAGCAAACCATGATGGCGCAACTGGGCGGCCATGTGGAACGCGGCCACGGCACGGCTGAATTCGGGCGCGCCTATGTCACGCCGAAAAACACGCTGCATCTGCTCGATGGCTGGTTTCTGACCGACAAGGAACAGGTCTGGATGAGCCACGGCGACCATGTTTCACGCATCGCGCCGGGGTTCGAGGTTTACGGCACCTCGCCCAATGCCCCTTTCGCGATCACTGCCGATGTGGCGCGCAATTTCTATGCGGTGCAATTCCACCCCGAGGTGCATCACACGCCCAACGGCGCGAAGCTTTATGAAAATTTCGTCCGCATCGCCGGGTTTCACGGCGACTGGACGATGGGCGCCTACCGCGAAGAAGCGATCCGCAAGATCCGCGAACAGGTCGGCGACAAAAAGGTCATCTGCGGGCTATCGGGCGGTGTGGATTCATCGGTCGCCGCTGTGCTGCTGCACGAAGCGATCGGTGATCAGCTGACTTGTGTTTTTGTCGATCACGGGCTGCTGCGCCAGCACGAGGCCGAGGAAGTCGTCACGATGTTCCGCGACAACTATAACATGCCCCTGATCCACGCCGACGAGCAGGAGTTGTTCCTGGGCGAGCTTGATGGCCAAAGCGACCCCGAAACCAAGCGCAAGATCATTGGCCGCCTGTTCATTGATGTGTTCCAGAAATACGCCAATCAGATCGCGGGCGCCGAGTTTCTGGCCCAGGGCACACTTTACCCCGATGTGATTGAATCCGTGTCCTTTTCCGGCGGTCCCTCGGTCACAATCAAAAGCCATCACAACGTGGGCGGCCTGCCCGAAAAGATGGGCCTGAAACTGGTCGAACCGCTGCGCGAGTTGTTCAAGGACGAGGTGCGCGAGCTGGGCCGCGAACTGGGCCTGCCGCCGTCGTTCATCGGGCGTCACCCCTTCCCCGGCCCGGGCCTCGCAATCCGTTGCCCCGGTGAGATCACCCGCGAAAAGCTTGATATCCTGCGCCGCGCCGATGCGGTCTATATCGACCAGATCCGCCGTCACGGGCTTTATGATGATATCTGGCAGGCCTTTGTCGCCATCCTGCCCGTGCGCACGGTCGGTGTGATGGGGGACGGGCGCACCTATGATTTTGCCTGTGCCCTGCGTGCGGTCACATCCGTCGATGGGATGACCGCGGATTATTACCCGTTCTCCCATGATTTCCTTGGTGAAACGGCCACGCGGATCATCAACGAGGTGCCGGGCATCAACCGCGTCACCTATGATATCACCTCCAAACCCCCCGGCACGATCGAGTGGGAATAG